DNA from Bordetella genomosp. 13:
CCGTGGGCGCCCTGTGCTTCGCAGGCGCCGCCCAGGCCGATTATCCCGAACGCCCCATCAACATGGTCGTTCCGTTCGCCGCGGGCGGTCCTACCGACAACGTCGCGCGCTCCCTGGCCGAAGCCATGCGCCAGTCGCTGGGCCAGACCGTGGTGGTCGAGAACAAGGGCGGCGCCGGCGGCACCATCGGCACCACGCAGGTCGCGCGCGCCAAGCCGGACGGCTACGAAATCCTGCTGATGCACATCGGCTTCTCCACCGCGCCGTCGCTGTACAAGAACCCCGGCTACGACGCCCTAAACGGTTTCGAGCCCATCGGCCTGGTGGTCGATGTGCCCATGACCATCGTGGCGCGCTCCGACTTCCCGCCCAACAACATCAAGGAACTTGTCGACTACGTCAAGAAGAACACCGACAAGATCTCCCTGGCCAATGCCGGCATCGGCGCGGCCAGCCACCTGTGCGGCACCATGCTGGCCGATGCGCTGGGCGTCAATCTGCTGACGGTGCCCTACAAGGGCACGGCCCCGGCTATGAACGACCTGCTGGGCAAGCAGGTCGACCTGATGTGCGACCAGACCACCAACACTACGCAGCAGATCCAGGCCAAGTCGGTGAAGGCCTACGCCGTCACCAGCCTCGAGCGCGTGCCCACGCTGAAAGAGCTGCCCACCATGGACGAGTCCGGCTACAAGGGCTTCCAGGTCGGCATCTGGCACGGCATGTGGGTGCCCAAGAACACGCCCAAGCCCGTGGTCGACAAGCTCGTCAAGAGCCTGCAGGCCGGCCTGGCCGACCCCAAGTTCCAGGAACGCATGAAGCAACTGGGCGCCACCGTCCTCACCAACGAAGCCAACCCCGAGGCCCTGCAGGCCAAGGTGAAGCAGCAGGTTCCCCAGTGGGCCGAACTGTTCAAGAAGGTCGGCATCGAGAAGCAATAAGCTCGCGGGCATAGCCAGACCGGGAGCCACGCCTCCCGGCACCGACAACAACGACAGTCGTTACCTTCGTCCCCGCCGGCCCGGCCGCGCGGGGACTACTTTTTTGGATGGTCCGCTGCGGGGCCCGCACCGGCGTAATGGGCCACCAGCCTGGCCAGCCACGGCCCCAGCAGCATCACCAGCACGAAGCGCGCAGTCTGCAGGGCCACGACGAAAGGCAGGTCGACCGGGGTGGAGGCCGCGATGATTGCCACCGAATCGGCGCCGCCCGGACTGGTGGCCAGATAGGCCGTCAGCGGATCGACGTCGCCAAGTTCGATCAGCAGCACCGCCAGCACGCCGCACAGGGCCATCAGGGCCAGCACCGCCAGCAGCACGCGGGGCAAGGCGCGCAGGGCGTATACCAGCACCGCCCGATCGAAACGCAGGCCGATGTTCCAGCCGATGGCCACATAGCAAAGCAGCAGCAGCCACGGCGGCAGCGTGATGTGCAGGTTGCCCGTGTTCTGCAGCGCCACCGCCACGACCATGGGCAGCAGCAGCGCACCAGCCGGCAGCCGCAGCACGTGGCCCAGCCAGGCGCCCGCCAAAACCACCGCCAGCGTGGAGGCGAACGGCACGGCCGCAAGCTCGGGGAACCAGTCCATCGCGGCGACGCTGGCCACGGGCTCGATGCCCCAGATGCGCGAGACCGCCGAAGCCACAAGCACCACCAGCACCACGCGCAGATACTGCATGAAGGCGACCAGCCGTACGTCGGCTCCATAGGCTTCCGCCATCAGCACCATGGCATTGGCCGCCCCCGGCGACAGGCCCCATACCGCGGTGGAGCCGGGCAACACCCGGCGCTTGGCCAGTACCCAGCCCAGCAAGGAACTGGCGACGATGACGCACAGCACCGCGGCCAGGCAGATAGCCCAGTCGGCGGCCAGCGCCGTGAGGATCCCAGGCTGCATGCTGCGCGCGATCAGGCACCCGATCGCGCCCTGCGCGGCGATGAACGACCAACGCGGCGTCTGCAGCTTGACGCCGTTGACCGCGGCCACGATGGCGCCGCCGATGGCCCCCAGCAGCACGGCCGCCGGCAGGCTGAGCAGTTCGAAGACGACGATGAAGATCAGCGAAGCCAGCGACAGCGCCGCCCACTGCGCGGGGCGGCTGCGATGAGCCAACAAGGGTTCAGGGGGCATGCCTGGCGGCGGAGGATGCCCCTGAGTTGGAGACGCCCGGTAACGCGGGCTCGTCGGCCTGGGAAGGAGGCTCGAAGCCGAGCGCCTCGGAAATGCCGGCGGCCGCGTCGACCAGCAGGCGTATCCATTCGTCCTGCAGGCGTTCGGCCGGCGCGGAGATCGACAGGCCGGCGACCAGCTTGCCGGAGTCGTCATGGATGCCGGCCGCGATGCAGCGCACGCCCAGCTCGAGTTCTTCGTTGTCGCGCGCGTAGCCGTGCCGGCGCACCTGCGCCAGTTCGCGCTCGAGCCGGTCGAGCTCGGTCAGGCTGTTGCGCGTATGCCCGGCCAGCCCGGTGCGCAGCGCATAGGCGCGCACCTGGCGCGGATCGGCACTGGACAGGAAAAGCTTGCCCGTGGAGGTAAGGTGCAGCGGCGCGCGGCCGCCGATGGCCCGCACGACCTGCATGCCCGAGCGTTCGCTCCAGGCTCGGTCGATGTAGACGATCTCGTCGCCCTGCTGCACCGACAGGTTGATGGTCTGGCCCGTCTGGCGGTGCAGGTTGCGCATGACGGACAGCGCGGCCTCGCGCACGTTCAACCGCCCCTTCACCAGCGAACCGAGTTCGAGCAGGCGCATGCCCAACTGGTACAGGCCATTGTCGACACGTTCGACATAGCGGCCGACCACTAGGTCGTTCAGGATGCGGTGCGCGGTGGACGCGTGCAGGCCCGTGGTGGCCGAGAGCTCTTTGAGGGTGACCGGTTCGGGCTGGGCCGCCAGGGCGTCTAGCAGGCGCATGGCGCGATCGATGACCTGGATGGCGACGGGAGCCTGCCGGCCGCCGGGCTTGGCGTCCGGACTGGGCGGCTGAGACGGATCCGACAGCAGGCGGGACATAGGTGAAATCAACAGAGTTGACGGGCGCATCCCGACAGGATGCGGCGGCGCAGCAAAATTGGACTTATCGTATTGTGAAATTTTGCGGTCGTTTTGGCAACCGCTTTTTCAGTTTGCGGGCGGCGTCAGGCTGCCGCCCAGGCGCCGCACCTCGGCCTGGAAGAACGCCAGCGCCTCGGCTGCCGCGGCTGGCTCGCCCTTCACGCCCAGTTCGAGGTGAGCCGGGCCGCCCTTGTCGCCCATGTACGGCAGGCTGAACGCACGCACGCCCGGCCAGCGCTGCTCGATGGCTTCCATGGACGGCGTGATTCGCGACTCGGGCATCTGGTAGGCGAGGAAGGAATGCTCGGCCAGCACGACGGAGTGATGCAGCTCGCGGTAACGCGTATCCAGCGTCCACTCGAGCATCGGCCACGCCATCACGGGAAAGCCCGGCACGAAGGTATGGTCGCGGATGTAGAAGCCCGGAACGCGGTTGTACGGATTGGGCACCACTTCGCAGCCCTGCGGGAACATGCCCATCTGCAGGCGCTGGCGATTCTCGGGAGCGTCCATGTCGGGCGGCGGCAGGCCGTTTTTCTCGGCCATCTCGGCCGTGCGCAGGGCGATGGCCTCGGCGGCCTCGGGATGCAGCGCCAGCGGCAGGTCCAGCGCCGCGGCCGCGGCCTGGCGCGTATGGTCGTCGGGCGTGCCGCCGATGCCGCCGCACGACAGCACCACGTCGCCCGAGGCGAAGGTGCGCCGCAGCGCATGGGTGAGGGTCGCGCGATCGTCAGGCAGGAACTCGGCCCAGGCCAGTTGCAGCCCGCGCGCGCCCAGCAGTTCGATGACCTTGGAGAAATGCTTGTCCTGCCGGCGGCCGGACAGGATTTCATCGCCGACGATGATCAGGCCGATACGGCGTGCGGAGGGGACGGACATGACGGAATTCCGAAGGATTACTCGACGCGGACCTTGGCGTCGACCTCGATGACGCGCTCGCCGCGCAGTCGGGCCAGGGCATCGAGTCCATAGTGCGCATACACCAGGCTGGAATAGACGGGCAGGATGATCCAGGCCGGAGGCAGCAGATTGATCAGCGCGCAGATGAAGCCCAGGATCCAGAACCGGGTGTTGTGGCGCTCGAGCAGGATGCGGCGTTCGTCGGGGCTGGCGTGCTCGGCGATGGCGTCCACGCGCAGCATGCGTGAGAAGGCGAAGGCCCACCAGAAGATCGACAGCAGCACCGCCATTGGCGGTATCAGCCAGAACGGCAGCGTCAGCAGCCAGCCCGCGGCGAAGACCACGCTGACCCACAGCGCGTTCCACACGCTGACCGCCGTGGCATTGTGGCCCTGGCGCGTCACGCTTGCGTACTCGCGCTGGCTGACGTGGCGCAGCACCAGCGGCATGACGAACACGGCCGCGATGGTAAGGCCCAGAATACCCGACACAGGCAGCAGCACGGCGGCGGCGATCACGGGAATGAGGTAGACCTTGAGCGAGAACAGCCCGATGCCGACCAGCCAGGCATCGACCTGGTTGACCACTTCCCATTGCGCGGCCTCGGTGCGCAGCCACTCGGTAAGCGGCGCCCAGAACAACCACAGGAGCAGGAAGGCGCCCAGCAGCGCGATGAGGAACGGCATGAGCACCGCGAACAGCATGGTGGGATGGCATTGCGACACCATCGCGCGGCGGAACGCACGGGCAATGCCCGTCGCGCCGGCCACGGTTGCACCGGCGGCAAGGTCTGGACGGGATGGGGTCATGAGGCGAGGCGGGTGGTCTGCATGCCGGGTATCATAGTCAAACACGCTGCAATTTGCCCACATGCCCCTGCTCGTACCCGGTACCCACGACCAAGCCCTGCGCGACGCCCTGGCCAACCCCGATTCCTGGCTGGTGGCCTGCTTCTGTGCCGCCTGGTGCGACACGTGCACGCAATATCGCCCCAAGCTCGAAGCCCTGGCCGACAGCCAGCCGCAACACGCCTACGCCTGGATCGACATTGAAGACCATCCCGACCTGCTGGGCGACGAGGATGTCGAGAACTTCCCCACCTTGTTGGTACAGGCCGGCGACAACGTGCTGTTCTATGGCCCCATGCTGCCGCACATCGGCCATCTCGAACGTCTGCTGCAGAACCTGAGCCACGACAGCCCCGCGCTGGACACCGGCCTGCCGGACGTCAAGGCGCTACTGGCGGCCTGAAGGCCGCGCCCGGCATCACGAAT
Protein-coding regions in this window:
- a CDS encoding tripartite tricarboxylate transporter substrate-binding protein, encoding MIRYTRKLSAALAVGALCFAGAAQADYPERPINMVVPFAAGGPTDNVARSLAEAMRQSLGQTVVVENKGGAGGTIGTTQVARAKPDGYEILLMHIGFSTAPSLYKNPGYDALNGFEPIGLVVDVPMTIVARSDFPPNNIKELVDYVKKNTDKISLANAGIGAASHLCGTMLADALGVNLLTVPYKGTAPAMNDLLGKQVDLMCDQTTNTTQQIQAKSVKAYAVTSLERVPTLKELPTMDESGYKGFQVGIWHGMWVPKNTPKPVVDKLVKSLQAGLADPKFQERMKQLGATVLTNEANPEALQAKVKQQVPQWAELFKKVGIEKQ
- a CDS encoding AbrB family transcriptional regulator; amino-acid sequence: MPPEPLLAHRSRPAQWAALSLASLIFIVVFELLSLPAAVLLGAIGGAIVAAVNGVKLQTPRWSFIAAQGAIGCLIARSMQPGILTALAADWAICLAAVLCVIVASSLLGWVLAKRRVLPGSTAVWGLSPGAANAMVLMAEAYGADVRLVAFMQYLRVVLVVLVASAVSRIWGIEPVASVAAMDWFPELAAVPFASTLAVVLAGAWLGHVLRLPAGALLLPMVVAVALQNTGNLHITLPPWLLLLCYVAIGWNIGLRFDRAVLVYALRALPRVLLAVLALMALCGVLAVLLIELGDVDPLTAYLATSPGGADSVAIIAASTPVDLPFVVALQTARFVLVMLLGPWLARLVAHYAGAGPAADHPKK
- a CDS encoding IclR family transcriptional regulator, which translates into the protein MSRLLSDPSQPPSPDAKPGGRQAPVAIQVIDRAMRLLDALAAQPEPVTLKELSATTGLHASTAHRILNDLVVGRYVERVDNGLYQLGMRLLELGSLVKGRLNVREAALSVMRNLHRQTGQTINLSVQQGDEIVYIDRAWSERSGMQVVRAIGGRAPLHLTSTGKLFLSSADPRQVRAYALRTGLAGHTRNSLTELDRLERELAQVRRHGYARDNEELELGVRCIAAGIHDDSGKLVAGLSISAPAERLQDEWIRLLVDAAAGISEALGFEPPSQADEPALPGVSNSGASSAARHAP
- a CDS encoding competence/damage-inducible protein A, with the translated sequence MSVPSARRIGLIIVGDEILSGRRQDKHFSKVIELLGARGLQLAWAEFLPDDRATLTHALRRTFASGDVVLSCGGIGGTPDDHTRQAAAAALDLPLALHPEAAEAIALRTAEMAEKNGLPPPDMDAPENRQRLQMGMFPQGCEVVPNPYNRVPGFYIRDHTFVPGFPVMAWPMLEWTLDTRYRELHHSVVLAEHSFLAYQMPESRITPSMEAIEQRWPGVRAFSLPYMGDKGGPAHLELGVKGEPAAAAEALAFFQAEVRRLGGSLTPPAN
- a CDS encoding EI24 domain-containing protein, which gives rise to MTPSRPDLAAGATVAGATGIARAFRRAMVSQCHPTMLFAVLMPFLIALLGAFLLLWLFWAPLTEWLRTEAAQWEVVNQVDAWLVGIGLFSLKVYLIPVIAAAVLLPVSGILGLTIAAVFVMPLVLRHVSQREYASVTRQGHNATAVSVWNALWVSVVFAAGWLLTLPFWLIPPMAVLLSIFWWAFAFSRMLRVDAIAEHASPDERRILLERHNTRFWILGFICALINLLPPAWIILPVYSSLVYAHYGLDALARLRGERVIEVDAKVRVE
- a CDS encoding thioredoxin family protein, with the translated sequence MPLLVPGTHDQALRDALANPDSWLVACFCAAWCDTCTQYRPKLEALADSQPQHAYAWIDIEDHPDLLGDEDVENFPTLLVQAGDNVLFYGPMLPHIGHLERLLQNLSHDSPALDTGLPDVKALLAA